Part of the Bacillus sp. N1-1 genome, AATTGTGACATCACCTTTGCCATTAGAAGCGAAATCAGGGATATATTTTGTTACACGATCATTTACTGATAATTCCCCCTCACTAACAAGCTTCATAACCCCTTGTGTAGTTCCCATTACCTTAGTTAAGGATGCAAGATCAAAGATCGTTTTCTTTTTCATTTTCCTTGGTTTTTCTAAAAGAGCACCCATATCATATTTCTGTGCATCACCATAAGCTGATTCCTTGACGATTTTCCCATCCTTCGCTACTAGCACGACTGCACCAGGAGTAATATTATTTTCTATTGCCCCTTTCACGAGACGATCAATTTCTTCGAGAGTTGTAGAATCCATGCCGACACTTTGCGGACTACCGTGACTTAGTTTCTGTCCTTTAGCAGCAGTTGCTGTGGAAAAAAATGGCGTCGTCAATAGAAGAAGTATTACCATCAATAGAATAATTCGTTTTTTCATTTTTCTTCCTCCTTAGCCTTCAAGAATTTGATTAAGAAAGCTCGTACCTGCTTCAGTGGATTCAATATGAAAATAATCACTCAAGGTTGCGCCTATATCTGCCATAGTATTTCTTGTCCCAATCGATACCGCTTTCACTTTAGGGCCAGTAATCATTAGAGGAGTATATTCTCTTGTATGTTTGGAATGTCCGATCGTAGGGTCATTCCCATGATCAGCCGTTACGATTAAAATATCATCCTCGTTAAGCAAAGGAATAAACTCTTCCAGCCAATTATCTACTTCTTCAAGGAGCGAGGCGTACCAATTCGTATTTTCTGCATGACCAGCAAGGTCTGTTTCTTGTACATTTACTAGAAAAGCCCCATGTTTTTCTTTACTAAATGCTTCTTTTAGTTGTTGAAGCACCTCCGTTGTATTCACAATAGAATAGGCTAGGTGCTTTCCTTCGAGGACATCTGCCGTTTTCCCGATTCGATAAACTGGAATTTTAGATTCAGCTAGGGTTTGGAATTGTTTTTGTACATTCACACCATATCCCATGTGACGAACGTGATAGTCTCTCCCATACACGCCTGCTTTAGGGCTATCAATTCCCCACTGTCCCTTTTCTCCCTTTTTTATTACTGCTAAAAGTCGCTCAACTGAAGTATGAGGACCGCCTAATGTAATCACTCGGCTTGTATCAACGACTTCTCTTACAACGCTTCCTACTTTAAGCGCGTATTCAAAAGAAACTTTTGTAAGGTCTGCCGTGACATTAATAATATTCCCAGGTGTCGATTCAATGTTATCAGCCACAATAATGGCGTCGTCGATTAACAATACCGGCAAATCCTCATAAGGATAAGCTACTTTGAAATTTTCACTCAGGAGGGTAGTAGCTATCTCACCATGCACATCTTTCATCAATCGTTTAGTGGGACGTTTTGGAAGACTACCTACGATCTCCTGATGTCCCATGTAAGTATCAGCACCGTAGTGTGCAAGTCGGGCTTTTCCATAGGCACCTTTTGGCGTTCCGGTTTCATCGACAAGCTGGTTTAGACCCAGTGAATACATTGTTGGAATATCCAATAGTACTTTTTTCCGAATATGCTCATACGTATTTGCTACACAGTCCCCTGGTTCATACTCATCACAGTCATCCATCGCGCCAATCCCAAAACTATCAAGAATCAGCACTACCATACGTCCCATTCTATCCTCTCCTTTCGAAATGAACGATTTCTGGAACACCATCATGTAACCCACGCACAAGAGCAACGTTCGCCCTAGTGACAAACACTTGTGTACGAAAAGCATAGATTGCCGTATCACCGATTGATATTGGCGATCCACGTTCGAGCCTTCCATAGTAATCAATGTACTCAGAATTAAGAGACTTTCCTTTCAAAAAAGTATCAAAAATTTGTTCAGGAGAGCTTCCGACATAGGCACCGGTCATATTTCCCCGTTCATAAAACCCTCCTCCTATCACATAAACGTTCTCCTTGTCTTCATGAGAGATTTCGGATACGTAAATAATAGCAGGATCCTCAGGAAGCTTTCGCACCGCGTGGAGTGGTGTAGTACCTGTCAGAGCATGACCCGGTTCCCCATGCGTAACACCTGCTTTTTTGAGCATTGGGATGGTTTCTGTACTCGTTGCACTCGGTCCATTGACCTGTCGAATCTGAAATCCGGATGCTTCAAGTATTTCTTTTGCCGAAAGAATGGTTTTCAGATTTTCTGTAAATCGTAACTCTTCCCGCTCCTTATCCATTAGCAATAATGGAAAAGAAGTAACTCCCATTACTTCAATTCCATCTAGTTGCTTAAGCTCTGAGATGGCTACTTGAAGTTCTTCTAACTGAAAGCCTCCCCACTGCCCAGGGTAAATGGTATCCAATGAATGAATAACTCTCAGAATAACGTCCTGTTTCTTTCCTAGTTTCATAGCTGCCTCTGACACCTGTCTTGCTCGCTCAATCGAAAAGACTGTAACAACCTCTGGTTCGAAGCCGAGAATCTCACCCCACTGATGTTTGCCAGGTTGAACGAGATGACCCACATTACCAATTTTGACACCTGACTGATGTAATCGGAAAGCTTCTTCAAATTCCACAGCAACAGCTTTTTCGATTCCATGTTCTGCAATCCAATTTCCAAGTTCACCAATACGGCCAAGCTGCTTACTCATAAAATACAAAACAAAATCATTCTCTTTAGCAGCCTTTGCCATGCTCCTAACATTTTTTGCT contains:
- a CDS encoding phosphopentomutase, translating into MGRMVVLILDSFGIGAMDDCDEYEPGDCVANTYEHIRKKVLLDIPTMYSLGLNQLVDETGTPKGAYGKARLAHYGADTYMGHQEIVGSLPKRPTKRLMKDVHGEIATTLLSENFKVAYPYEDLPVLLIDDAIIVADNIESTPGNIINVTADLTKVSFEYALKVGSVVREVVDTSRVITLGGPHTSVERLLAVIKKGEKGQWGIDSPKAGVYGRDYHVRHMGYGVNVQKQFQTLAESKIPVYRIGKTADVLEGKHLAYSIVNTTEVLQQLKEAFSKEKHGAFLVNVQETDLAGHAENTNWYASLLEEVDNWLEEFIPLLNEDDILIVTADHGNDPTIGHSKHTREYTPLMITGPKVKAVSIGTRNTMADIGATLSDYFHIESTEAGTSFLNQILEG
- a CDS encoding YhfX family PLP-dependent enzyme, with protein sequence MFLSLTKKRNPELIKAGVHLHQSGLIPPNTYVLDLDTIAKNVRSMAKAAKENDFVLYFMSKQLGRIGELGNWIAEHGIEKAVAVEFEEAFRLHQSGVKIGNVGHLVQPGKHQWGEILGFEPEVVTVFSIERARQVSEAAMKLGKKQDVILRVIHSLDTIYPGQWGGFQLEELQVAISELKQLDGIEVMGVTSFPLLLMDKEREELRFTENLKTILSAKEILEASGFQIRQVNGPSATSTETIPMLKKAGVTHGEPGHALTGTTPLHAVRKLPEDPAIIYVSEISHEDKENVYVIGGGFYERGNMTGAYVGSSPEQIFDTFLKGKSLNSEYIDYYGRLERGSPISIGDTAIYAFRTQVFVTRANVALVRGLHDGVPEIVHFERRG